The Flavobacteriaceae bacterium 3519-10 genome includes a window with the following:
- a CDS encoding Dihydroneopterin aldolase — translation MLSKILLENVKIYAYHGVLPEEKIIGTYYLVNLEVHADLWKATETDDLNDTVNYAEINAIIHEEFKTPSKLMEHVAGRIMGKIKEKFPQIKFIKIKITKTNPPMPGEMHGVSVEFEQDFTV, via the coding sequence ATGTTGTCCAAAATCCTCCTCGAAAACGTTAAGATCTACGCTTATCACGGTGTTCTGCCCGAAGAGAAAATCATCGGCACTTATTACCTCGTGAATCTTGAGGTACATGCCGATCTGTGGAAAGCCACCGAAACCGACGACCTCAACGATACGGTTAATTACGCTGAAATCAACGCAATCATTCATGAAGAATTTAAAACACCTTCAAAACTGATGGAACATGTTGCCGGGCGGATTATGGGAAAAATCAAAGAAAAATTCCCACAAATTAAATTCATCAAAATAAAAATCACCAAAACCAATCCGCCGATGCCGGGCGAAATGCACGGCGTAAGCGTAGAATTTGAGCAGGATTTCACAGTTTAA
- a CDS encoding antibiotic resistance protein McbG, producing MTSISDQTFAKIDFTQNPLQKAEYEECIFDNCVLYAGSLSEITFLNCEFIDCDLSLVTVEATAFREVKFINCKMVGVNFEPANDFGLKLSFKNSNLSHAVFYRKDIRKTQFNNCILHGTDFTQANLSESSFANSDLAGSIFDQTRLEKADFRDAFNFSLVPEKNYMKKAKFSERNLAGLLMHSGIDIS from the coding sequence ATGACGAGTATTTCTGACCAGACATTCGCGAAAATAGATTTTACCCAAAACCCTCTTCAAAAGGCAGAATATGAAGAATGTATTTTTGATAACTGCGTTTTATATGCAGGCAGCCTTTCGGAAATAACCTTTCTGAACTGCGAATTTATCGACTGCGATTTAAGTCTGGTTACCGTAGAAGCCACCGCTTTCCGCGAAGTGAAATTCATCAACTGTAAGATGGTAGGTGTTAATTTTGAACCTGCAAACGACTTTGGTCTGAAGCTCAGCTTTAAAAATTCGAATCTGTCGCACGCGGTTTTTTACCGGAAAGACATCCGCAAAACGCAGTTTAACAACTGTATTCTGCATGGCACAGATTTCACACAGGCGAATCTTTCGGAAAGCAGTTTTGCCAATTCCGATCTTGCAGGCAGTATTTTTGATCAGACGCGACTTGAAAAGGCAGATTTCCGCGATGCATTTAACTTCAGCCTCGTTCCAGAAAAGAACTATATGAAGAAAGCGAAATTCTCCGAGCGCAATCTTGCGGGACTGCTGATGCATTCTGGAATTGATATTTCTTAA
- a CDS encoding Apolipoprotein N-acyltransferase, which translates to MIRNLYKPASMKYIILSLISAMLLSISWPTYGIPFFIFFALVPLLMMEHDISKFSNLKNKGWAVFGLSYLCFMIWNIVTTGWLYGSKNPDGTNSLAAVVLPVIFNSLFYALVFQLYHWYKNAQGTYFGLAFFVAIWMCFEKFHMSWELTWPWLNLGNVFADYPKIIQWYDTFGATGGSFWILLVNVYAFYTLRIYEAGRKRKSLILNSSIILLGILLPMLISVVKYNNFYLKPTGSVNVLMLQPELDPYTEKYSKDSLTILNDLLTLAEQNSKGQIDYFVGPETSIPGFGSISESSFEQSMLLNSVKDFLTRHPKSVFATGISSHQFYPNAELKSKTAYQTSSGIFVDSYNSAVQIIPNQKVEVYHKGKLVPGVEIFPYINFLQPVLGDAMLNLGGTVASLAIDEERKVFANPFNSGKMAPIICYESIYGEFVTDYVKKGANFFAIMTNDSWWGVTQGHKQLMSYAKLRAIENRREIARSANSGISAHIDARGEVLADTLYGDKTALFAKVNLYEHMTFYSRAGDLISRLMVYVLGFLIFYTLIKKFQNRKAAAK; encoded by the coding sequence ATGATCCGGAATCTTTACAAACCTGCTTCAATGAAATACATCATACTTTCGTTAATTTCTGCCATGCTGCTCAGCATTTCGTGGCCGACCTACGGAATCCCATTTTTTATCTTCTTCGCACTTGTTCCATTACTGATGATGGAACACGACATTTCGAAATTTTCAAATCTTAAAAACAAAGGCTGGGCTGTTTTCGGGCTCTCGTACCTGTGTTTTATGATCTGGAACATCGTCACCACCGGCTGGCTGTACGGCTCGAAAAACCCCGACGGTACCAATTCTTTAGCTGCCGTAGTTTTACCGGTGATTTTCAACTCACTTTTTTACGCGCTTGTTTTTCAGCTGTATCACTGGTATAAAAATGCGCAGGGCACCTACTTCGGACTGGCATTTTTCGTAGCGATATGGATGTGCTTCGAGAAATTCCACATGAGCTGGGAACTGACTTGGCCATGGCTGAACCTTGGCAACGTGTTCGCCGATTATCCTAAAATTATCCAATGGTATGATACATTCGGTGCAACTGGCGGCAGTTTCTGGATTTTACTCGTGAATGTGTACGCTTTTTATACATTAAGGATCTACGAAGCGGGTAGAAAACGTAAATCTCTGATCCTCAATTCCTCAATTATATTGCTTGGTATTTTATTACCGATGCTTATTTCGGTAGTGAAATACAATAATTTTTATCTAAAACCAACGGGTTCAGTAAACGTGCTGATGCTGCAGCCGGAACTCGATCCTTACACCGAAAAATACTCGAAAGACAGCCTTACGATTCTTAACGATCTGCTGACTTTAGCGGAACAGAATTCAAAAGGACAAATCGACTACTTTGTTGGCCCTGAAACTTCAATTCCGGGTTTCGGCTCGATTTCAGAAAGCAGTTTTGAGCAAAGTATGTTATTAAATTCGGTGAAGGATTTCCTTACACGGCACCCAAAGTCGGTTTTCGCCACGGGCATTTCTTCGCATCAGTTCTATCCGAATGCCGAACTTAAATCTAAAACCGCCTACCAAACTTCATCCGGAATATTCGTCGACAGCTACAACTCTGCCGTACAGATCATTCCAAACCAAAAAGTAGAGGTTTACCACAAAGGAAAACTCGTTCCGGGCGTGGAAATCTTCCCATACATCAATTTTCTGCAACCCGTTCTCGGTGATGCAATGCTGAACCTGGGCGGCACCGTCGCCTCACTCGCGATTGATGAGGAGCGGAAAGTCTTCGCCAATCCGTTCAACAGCGGAAAAATGGCTCCAATCATTTGCTACGAAAGCATTTACGGTGAGTTTGTAACTGACTATGTGAAAAAAGGCGCTAATTTCTTTGCTATCATGACCAACGACTCGTGGTGGGGCGTTACGCAGGGCCACAAGCAACTGATGTCGTACGCAAAACTCCGCGCAATTGAAAACCGCCGCGAGATCGCACGCTCAGCCAACAGCGGCATCTCAGCACATATCGACGCGCGTGGTGAGGTGCTGGCAGACACGCTGTACGGCGATAAAACTGCGCTGTTTGCAAAGGTAAATCTGTACGAACACATGACGTTTTACTCGCGGGCGGGCGATCTAATCTCGAGGCTGATGGTGTACGTCTTAGGATTTTTAATTTTTTATACGCTGATCAAGAAATTTCAGAACAGGAAGGCTGCCGCAAAATAA
- a CDS encoding Quinolinate synthetase, producing MSTETLDKAKSNLPVRGFLKIDDLFIPQGEELVQAILDLKKEKNAVILAHYYQPPAIQDIADFLGDSLQLARQAKDTDADMIAFCGVHFMAEAAKILNPTKKVVLPDTQAGCSLADGCSGEGLRAMRAKHPNALIATYINCNAETKAESDIIVTSSNAETIISSLPTDRPIIFAPDKNLGAYLAKKTGRDMILWDGTCIVHEAFSMERIAQQLAAVPGAKLIAHPESESAVLDLAHFVGSTSALLNYVEKDEAQIFIVATEEGILHEMRKRAPHKQLIPALVFDESCNCSECFYMKRNTMEKLYLCMKYELPEIIMDEELRLRALKPIEAMLEMSKMIK from the coding sequence ATGAGTACAGAAACCCTAGATAAAGCAAAATCGAATCTTCCGGTAAGAGGATTTTTAAAGATAGACGACCTTTTTATTCCGCAGGGCGAAGAGTTGGTGCAGGCCATTCTTGACCTTAAAAAAGAAAAAAACGCAGTGATTTTGGCGCACTATTACCAGCCGCCCGCCATTCAGGATATCGCTGATTTCCTCGGAGATTCGCTTCAGCTTGCGCGTCAGGCGAAAGATACCGATGCCGACATGATCGCGTTCTGTGGTGTACACTTCATGGCAGAAGCCGCGAAAATCCTCAACCCAACTAAAAAAGTAGTTCTTCCGGATACCCAGGCGGGATGCTCGCTGGCGGACGGTTGCAGTGGCGAAGGCCTGCGCGCTATGCGTGCAAAACATCCGAACGCTCTTATTGCAACTTATATCAACTGTAATGCTGAAACAAAAGCCGAATCTGATATTATCGTAACGAGTTCAAACGCAGAAACGATTATCAGTTCATTGCCGACCGACCGACCGATTATCTTTGCACCCGACAAAAACCTCGGTGCCTATCTGGCCAAAAAAACCGGTCGCGACATGATTTTGTGGGACGGAACCTGCATCGTGCACGAAGCTTTCTCAATGGAGAGAATCGCGCAGCAACTTGCGGCAGTTCCGGGCGCAAAACTGATCGCGCATCCCGAAAGCGAATCTGCTGTTCTGGATCTTGCGCATTTCGTGGGTTCTACCTCAGCATTGCTGAATTACGTTGAGAAAGATGAGGCTCAGATCTTCATCGTGGCCACTGAAGAAGGCATCCTGCACGAAATGCGGAAACGTGCACCGCACAAACAACTTATTCCTGCGCTGGTTTTCGATGAAAGCTGCAACTGTTCTGAATGTTTTTACATGAAGCGGAACACAATGGAAAAACTCTACCTGTGCATGAAATACGAACTTCCGGAAATCATCATGGACGAAGAACTTCGTTTGCGCGCGCTGAAACCTATTGAAGCGATGCTGGAAATGAGTAAGATGATTAAATAA